In Herbaspirillum sp. WKF16, one genomic interval encodes:
- a CDS encoding vesicle formation protein has protein sequence MKNIIVSLAAGLLSINLAHADICADMRAINTQALSHFDGWKGARNERAYASNYMLDGAQGCAISGNSDGYSCVWTFATPADLGRAYQKMVGDIKACAPLEKEEPGILADKPEDRSQGELRRQLEVTGFDYADARALVMVGSMQLTGAKAGLSRNELKFSFIKSSARN, from the coding sequence ATGAAGAACATCATCGTATCCCTGGCAGCCGGCCTGCTGTCGATCAACCTGGCGCATGCCGACATCTGCGCCGACATGCGCGCCATCAATACGCAGGCGCTGTCGCATTTCGACGGCTGGAAGGGGGCGCGCAACGAGCGCGCCTATGCGTCCAACTACATGCTCGACGGCGCGCAAGGCTGCGCCATCAGCGGCAATTCCGACGGCTATTCCTGCGTCTGGACATTCGCCACCCCGGCCGACCTGGGCCGCGCGTACCAGAAGATGGTCGGCGACATCAAGGCCTGCGCGCCGCTGGAGAAGGAAGAACCCGGCATCCTCGCCGACAAGCCGGAAGACAGGAGCCAGGGCGAGCTGCGCCGGCAACTGGAGGTGACCGGCTTCGACTACGCCGATGCGCGCGCGCTGGTGATGGTCGGCAGCATGCAGCTGACCGGCGCCAAGGCCGGTCTCTCGCGCAACGAGCTGAAGTTCTCGTTCATCAAATCGTCCGCGCGCAATTGA
- the pssA gene encoding CDP-diacylglycerol--serine O-phosphatidyltransferase, with translation MATFRRRKAKGGIPFPKSLRGPKAYAAQLDESGQGVTRRRSRGIYLLPNAFTTAALFCGFYAIVMAMNLKFDYASIAIFVAMVLDSLDGRVARMTNTQSEFGAQYDSLSDMVSFGAAPALVVYEWSLRGMGKLGWLAAFVYCAGGALRLARFNTNIAVVDKRYFQGLPSPAAAALVAGFVWLMDDLRFAGTDLSWAAWVITLYAGVTMVTNVPFYSFKDVNFRKPVPFIAALLVVVGLVAISSDPSKVLFGLFVLYGLSGYGVYAWRRLKGKPVSIVQTEHEHDDGH, from the coding sequence ATGGCAACTTTCCGACGACGCAAAGCCAAAGGCGGCATTCCTTTCCCGAAATCCCTGCGCGGGCCCAAGGCCTATGCTGCGCAGCTGGATGAGTCAGGGCAAGGCGTGACGCGGCGCCGGTCGCGCGGCATCTACCTGTTGCCCAATGCGTTCACCACGGCGGCGCTGTTCTGCGGCTTCTACGCCATCGTGATGGCGATGAACCTGAAGTTCGACTACGCCTCCATCGCCATCTTCGTGGCCATGGTGCTGGACAGCCTGGACGGCCGCGTGGCCCGCATGACCAATACCCAGAGCGAATTCGGCGCGCAGTACGACAGCCTGTCCGACATGGTCTCCTTCGGCGCCGCGCCGGCGCTGGTGGTCTACGAATGGTCGTTGCGCGGCATGGGCAAGCTGGGCTGGCTCGCCGCCTTCGTCTACTGCGCCGGCGGCGCGCTGCGCCTGGCGCGCTTCAACACCAACATCGCGGTGGTCGACAAGCGCTACTTCCAGGGCTTGCCCAGCCCGGCCGCGGCCGCGCTGGTGGCCGGTTTCGTCTGGCTGATGGACGACCTGCGCTTCGCCGGCACCGACCTCAGCTGGGCGGCCTGGGTGATCACGCTGTACGCCGGCGTGACCATGGTCACCAACGTGCCGTTCTACAGCTTCAAGGACGTCAATTTCCGCAAGCCGGTGCCGTTCATCGCGGCGCTGCTGGTGGTGGTGGGGCTGGTGGCGATTTCCAGTGACCCGTCCAAGGTGCTGTTCGGCCTGTTCGTGCTCTACGGTTTGTCGGGGTATGGCGTGTATGCCTGGCGCCGCCTCAAGGGTAAGCCGGTCAGCATCGTGCAGACCGAGCACGAGCATGACGACGGCCATTGA
- a CDS encoding phosphatidylserine decarboxylase, translating to MNNNHYPHPIIAREGWPFLTIAVVVALLVSMLFGAWSIPFWIIALFVLQFFRDPPRVIPQAPNAVLSPADGRIVVVARAQDPYTNREALKISVFMNVFNVHSNRAPVDGKIETVQYFPGKFVNADLDKASLENERNALAITTTSGHSVTCVQVAGLIARRILCYVKAGDTLARGQRYGFIRFGSRVDVYLPLTAVPKVTVGEKVSATETILAEL from the coding sequence TTGAACAATAACCACTATCCCCACCCCATTATCGCCCGTGAAGGCTGGCCGTTCCTGACCATCGCCGTGGTCGTCGCGCTGCTGGTTTCCATGCTGTTCGGCGCCTGGTCGATTCCGTTCTGGATCATCGCGCTGTTCGTGCTGCAGTTCTTCCGCGATCCGCCGCGTGTGATCCCGCAGGCGCCCAACGCGGTGCTGTCGCCAGCGGATGGCCGTATCGTGGTGGTGGCGCGTGCGCAGGATCCCTATACCAATCGCGAGGCGCTGAAGATCAGCGTGTTCATGAACGTGTTCAACGTCCACTCCAACCGTGCGCCGGTGGATGGCAAGATCGAGACCGTGCAGTATTTCCCCGGCAAGTTCGTCAATGCCGACCTCGACAAGGCCTCGCTGGAGAATGAGCGCAATGCCCTGGCCATCACCACCACCTCGGGTCACAGCGTGACCTGCGTGCAGGTGGCCGGCCTGATCGCCCGCCGCATCCTGTGCTACGTCAAGGCCGGCGACACGCTGGCGCGCGGCCAGCGCTACGGCTTCATCCGCTTCGGTTCGCGCGTGGACGTCTACCTGCCGCTGACCGCGGTGCCCAAGGTCACCGTCGGTGAAAAGGTCTCGGCCACGGAAACCATTCTGGCCGAACTCTGA
- the ilvC gene encoding ketol-acid reductoisomerase, with product MKVFYDKDADLSLIKNKNVTIIGYGSQGHAHALNLKDSGCKVTVGLRKGGASWSKAEKAGLKVAEVNDAVKEADVIMILLPDENIGQVYAENVAPHAKQGATVAFAHGFNIHYGQVVPRADLDVIMIAPKAPGHTVRSTYSQGGGVPHLIAVYQDKSGSARDVALSYATANGGGRAGIIETNFREETETDLFGEQAVLCGGTVELIKAGFETLVEAGYAPEMAYFECLHELKLIVDLIYEGGIANMNYSISNNAEYGEYVTGPRIINEESKAVMKKVLTDIQTGEYAKSFILENKAGAPTLLSRRRINAEHQIEVVGEKLRAMMPWIKANKLVDQTKN from the coding sequence ATGAAAGTTTTTTACGACAAAGACGCAGACCTGTCCCTGATCAAGAACAAGAACGTGACCATCATCGGTTACGGCTCGCAAGGCCACGCGCACGCGCTGAACCTGAAGGACTCGGGCTGCAAGGTCACCGTCGGCCTGCGTAAGGGTGGCGCCTCGTGGAGCAAGGCCGAGAAGGCCGGCCTGAAGGTGGCTGAAGTCAACGACGCGGTGAAGGAAGCCGACGTCATCATGATCCTGCTGCCGGATGAGAACATCGGCCAGGTGTATGCCGAGAACGTGGCGCCGCACGCCAAGCAAGGCGCCACCGTGGCGTTCGCGCACGGCTTCAACATTCACTACGGCCAGGTGGTTCCGCGCGCCGACCTGGACGTGATCATGATCGCCCCGAAGGCGCCCGGCCACACCGTGCGTTCGACCTACAGCCAGGGCGGCGGCGTGCCGCACCTGATCGCGGTGTACCAGGACAAGTCGGGCAGCGCCCGCGACGTGGCGCTGTCGTACGCCACCGCCAACGGCGGCGGCCGCGCCGGCATCATCGAAACCAACTTCCGCGAAGAAACCGAGACCGACCTGTTCGGCGAACAGGCGGTGCTGTGCGGCGGCACGGTGGAGTTGATCAAGGCCGGCTTCGAAACGCTGGTGGAAGCCGGCTACGCGCCGGAGATGGCCTACTTCGAATGCCTGCACGAGCTGAAGCTGATCGTGGACCTGATCTATGAAGGCGGCATCGCCAACATGAACTACTCGATCTCGAACAACGCCGAATACGGCGAGTACGTGACCGGCCCGCGCATCATCAACGAGGAAAGCAAGGCGGTGATGAAGAAGGTGCTGACCGACATCCAGACCGGCGAATACGCCAAGAGCTTCATCCTGGAAAACAAGGCCGGCGCGCCGACGCTGCTGTCGCGCCGCCGCATCAACGCCGAGCACCAGATCGAAGTGGTGGGCGAGAAGCTGCGCGCCATGATGCCCTGGATCAAGGCCAACAAGCTGGTGGACCAGACCAAGAACTGA
- a CDS encoding SIMPL domain-containing protein (The SIMPL domain is named for its presence in mouse protein SIMPL (signalling molecule that associates with mouse pelle-like kinase). Bacterial member BP26, from Brucella, was shown to assemble into a channel-like structure, while YggE from E. coli has been associated with resistance to oxidative stress.), protein MTPTHKLMLGAALAVASVAAQAQVVQTNGAMVVVPANGEISVPNDQARVTLQVEEQDKDKAAAASRVNQKMKQGIDALKRQDPQASLKSYGYYTYAIYAEPPAVTPQQPRQPAKARQVVGWRVGQYLDMTTQNLAALPKTVSSAQSLLSLNGLQFGLSPAATKKLDAALVDATYKNLEERIGFIAGSMHRAPSDAVLETVDFEGSGNYVAAAPAPMAKAAMMRSDMAAESISVAEPSFEPGESTVSMRLVGKVRFK, encoded by the coding sequence ATGACACCTACCCACAAGCTGATGCTGGGCGCGGCCCTGGCCGTTGCCTCTGTCGCCGCCCAGGCGCAGGTCGTGCAAACCAATGGCGCCATGGTCGTGGTGCCTGCCAATGGCGAGATCAGCGTGCCCAACGACCAGGCGCGCGTGACGCTGCAGGTGGAAGAGCAGGACAAGGACAAGGCCGCCGCCGCCTCGCGCGTGAACCAGAAGATGAAGCAGGGCATCGATGCCTTGAAGCGCCAGGATCCGCAGGCCAGCTTGAAGAGCTATGGCTATTACACCTACGCCATCTACGCCGAGCCGCCGGCGGTTACGCCGCAGCAGCCGCGCCAGCCGGCCAAGGCGCGCCAGGTGGTGGGCTGGCGGGTCGGGCAGTATCTGGACATGACCACGCAGAACCTGGCGGCGCTGCCCAAGACCGTGTCGTCGGCGCAGAGCCTGCTGAGCCTGAACGGCCTGCAGTTCGGCCTCAGCCCGGCGGCCACCAAGAAGCTGGATGCGGCGCTGGTGGACGCCACCTACAAGAACCTGGAAGAGCGGATCGGCTTCATCGCCGGCTCGATGCACCGCGCACCGTCCGACGCCGTGCTGGAGACCGTGGACTTCGAGGGCTCCGGAAACTACGTCGCCGCGGCGCCGGCGCCGATGGCCAAGGCGGCCATGATGCGCTCGGACATGGCGGCCGAATCGATCTCGGTGGCCGAGCCCAGCTTCGAACCGGGCGAATCGACGGTGAGCATGCGCCTGGTCGGCAAGGTGCGCTTCAAGTAA